Proteins from a genomic interval of Myxococcales bacterium:
- a CDS encoding glycosyltransferase, with the protein MRFVSGAADCALIIPTRDRALRLLDTLSRIAATDGPAVEIIVIDNASVDGTPQRLAADYPQVKVITQSKNHGTAGRNDGVRHAESPIIVLLDDDSGPAPGTLEKLIAALRDPSLGIAACPVRLPNGVWEEGGSRHVHIGCGAAMRRRIFLDLGGYPNEYETYVEEYDLAYRVLAADLRVEYLDGAAVWHEPAARASYDYMVEKLTANNAYLATRFYPWDEAVSFIAWTVYRYSVFAAKREAQTGFRRAMESLPEKILRGQAQPHPLPERALDFILPHRDTARAFYELHTAGTTQIAFLRAGKEIPGLIRAARNAGLKVEAIYEPDDGLFGGVDQLFNVPIRPFSEVTPQMNARLVIGGTSPGFIRNTLELAAKHRLPAPAVP; encoded by the coding sequence ATGCGGTTCGTGTCGGGAGCGGCGGATTGCGCCTTGATCATTCCGACCCGCGATCGGGCCCTGCGCCTGCTTGATACGCTATCGCGCATCGCCGCGACCGACGGACCCGCCGTCGAAATCATCGTGATCGACAACGCCAGCGTCGACGGCACGCCCCAGCGGCTGGCCGCCGATTATCCTCAGGTCAAGGTGATCACCCAATCGAAAAACCACGGCACGGCCGGCCGCAACGACGGCGTCCGTCATGCCGAATCGCCCATTATCGTCCTGCTCGACGACGACAGCGGCCCGGCGCCCGGCACGCTGGAAAAACTGATCGCGGCCTTGCGCGACCCATCGCTCGGCATCGCCGCCTGCCCGGTCCGCCTGCCGAACGGCGTCTGGGAAGAAGGCGGCAGCCGGCACGTTCATATCGGTTGCGGGGCGGCCATGCGGCGCCGCATCTTTCTGGACCTGGGCGGGTATCCGAACGAATACGAAACCTACGTCGAGGAATACGATCTGGCCTATCGGGTGCTCGCCGCCGATCTGCGGGTGGAATACCTGGATGGCGCGGCCGTCTGGCATGAGCCCGCGGCGCGAGCCTCCTACGATTACATGGTCGAAAAGCTGACCGCCAACAACGCCTATCTGGCGACCCGGTTCTATCCCTGGGACGAAGCGGTGTCGTTCATCGCCTGGACCGTATATCGCTACAGTGTTTTTGCCGCGAAGCGCGAGGCGCAGACCGGATTTCGGCGGGCCATGGAATCCTTGCCGGAAAAAATTCTGCGGGGACAAGCCCAGCCGCATCCTTTGCCGGAGCGGGCCTTGGATTTCATCCTGCCGCACCGCGACACCGCGCGGGCTTTTTACGAATTGCATACCGCCGGTACGACGCAAATCGCCTTCCTGCGCGCCGGCAAGGAAATTCCCGGCTTGATTCGCGCCGCCCGCAATGCCGGATTGAAGGTCGAGGCGATCTACGAACCGGACGACGGTCTATTCGGAGGGGTCGACCAGCTTTTCAACGTACCGATCCGGCCATTTTCAGAAGTCACCCCACAAATGAACGCGCGCCTGGTCATCGGCGGCACCAGCCCCGGATTTATTCGCAATACGCTCGAATTGGCCGCCAAACACCGGCTTCCGGCCCCGGCTGTCCCCTAA
- a CDS encoding glycosyltransferase yields MDTVWVVNARGRRTQVPAGWWRERRPALLRKGWQESRDAANRLFRPAGRNRILPAPPAPVLTAVTDALREIKPLLAHVMPWPLSVGGAQRMIHEWCGHCGHHWRTVVIAPGGERVFAFPGAEVFADASAGQAADLLRRLAPEVVVHHGPQFEYGRYVPVSGVLFWVIHGEYVLRSLRPAWGEPVAVFANSPSRATHDSWPALRILPLGVDLQRFRPGVVRQEPPLVAGVIGRLSMEKLPLGFLTALKGWAPGAWRLRFIGKGRWNPWVERVRREIGSLPFVEFQGDVSPADMPGEYRRLDAVLVPSEEETGSYALVEAMASGLPVVARAVGGIPFTSDGAAILGRTDWQLLDALRSLDSAAAREFWGRRAREMAVRRHDGAWHAEAQHAAFAAALPPWISIVCPVRDTPADYLRQMWESVRRQTMVRWELILVDDGSRNEATLSVLAEIAGDPRARLIRFPMPRGISAALNAGIEIGRAAWIARMDGDDVMTADRLERQWVYLADHPEVDVLGGQLVHWDGRSFGDATAHPPVIDDETVRRGNWFLNHPTVLIRKEKWREVGGYDTSLPVAEDLDLWLRLWRAGATMRNLREVVLWYRTHPGQATRRGNVGDWVKRIRDRWNGECARAENRA; encoded by the coding sequence ATGGATACGGTTTGGGTTGTCAACGCGCGCGGCCGCCGGACGCAAGTGCCGGCGGGCTGGTGGCGCGAGCGGCGGCCGGCGCTGTTACGCAAAGGCTGGCAAGAAAGCCGCGACGCCGCGAACCGGCTTTTCCGGCCCGCGGGAAGAAATCGGATTCTTCCCGCTCCCCCGGCGCCTGTTTTGACGGCGGTGACGGACGCATTGCGCGAAATCAAGCCGCTGCTTGCTCATGTCATGCCCTGGCCGCTGTCGGTCGGCGGGGCGCAACGAATGATTCACGAATGGTGCGGGCATTGCGGCCACCATTGGCGGACGGTGGTGATCGCACCGGGCGGCGAGCGCGTGTTTGCGTTCCCCGGCGCAGAGGTGTTCGCGGATGCTTCGGCCGGCCAGGCGGCGGATTTGCTGCGGCGATTGGCGCCGGAGGTGGTCGTTCATCACGGCCCGCAATTCGAGTACGGCCGGTACGTTCCCGTGAGCGGCGTGCTTTTTTGGGTGATCCACGGCGAATACGTTTTGCGGTCACTGCGGCCGGCGTGGGGCGAGCCGGTGGCGGTGTTCGCCAATTCGCCTTCGCGGGCGACCCACGATAGCTGGCCGGCGCTACGCATCCTGCCGCTTGGAGTCGATCTGCAACGGTTCCGGCCGGGCGTCGTCCGGCAAGAGCCGCCGCTGGTCGCCGGGGTGATCGGCCGGCTCAGCATGGAAAAATTACCGCTTGGTTTTCTGACGGCGTTGAAAGGTTGGGCGCCTGGCGCCTGGCGGTTGCGGTTTATCGGAAAGGGGCGCTGGAACCCATGGGTTGAAAGGGTGCGCCGGGAGATCGGGTCGCTGCCGTTCGTCGAATTTCAAGGCGATGTATCGCCGGCGGACATGCCCGGCGAATATCGGCGATTGGACGCCGTTCTGGTGCCCAGTGAGGAGGAAACGGGCAGTTACGCGCTGGTGGAAGCCATGGCGTCGGGTTTGCCGGTCGTGGCGCGGGCGGTCGGCGGGATCCCGTTCACGAGCGACGGCGCGGCGATTCTCGGGCGGACCGACTGGCAATTGCTCGACGCCTTGCGTTCGTTGGATTCGGCGGCGGCACGGGAGTTTTGGGGGCGACGGGCGCGGGAAATGGCGGTGCGACGGCATGACGGCGCGTGGCATGCCGAGGCGCAACACGCGGCGTTCGCGGCCGCTTTGCCGCCTTGGATTTCCATTGTCTGCCCGGTGCGCGATACCCCGGCGGACTACCTGCGGCAGATGTGGGAGTCGGTGCGCCGGCAGACGATGGTTCGTTGGGAGCTGATTCTCGTGGACGACGGCAGTCGGAACGAGGCCACGTTGAGCGTGCTGGCGGAAATCGCCGGCGATCCCCGTGCGCGGTTGATTCGCTTTCCGATGCCGCGTGGCATCTCGGCGGCGCTCAACGCCGGCATCGAAATCGGACGCGCGGCATGGATCGCCCGCATGGACGGCGACGACGTGATGACGGCCGACCGCTTGGAGCGGCAGTGGGTGTATCTCGCCGACCATCCCGAAGTGGATGTGCTGGGCGGGCAACTGGTGCATTGGGACGGGCGTTCGTTCGGCGATGCGACGGCGCATCCGCCGGTGATCGACGACGAAACGGTGCGGCGCGGCAATTGGTTCCTCAATCATCCGACGGTTTTGATTCGCAAAGAAAAATGGCGCGAGGTCGGCGGTTACGATACCAGCCTGCCGGTCGCGGAGGATTTGGACCTCTGGCTGCGCCTGTGGCGAGCCGGCGCGACGATGCGCAATCTGCGCGAGGTTGTGTTGTGGTATCGGACTCATCCGGGGCAAGCGACCCGCCGGGGAAACGTCGGCGATTGGGTCAAGCGGATACGTGACCGGTGGAACGGCGAATGCGCCAGAGCGGAGAACCGAGCATGA
- a CDS encoding PAS domain S-box protein: MKAMSELLISHENWLIEHIIQYAKQQHYFSSMPSLPMAWRQLVQSITGAILEAVALSEEAPEFGPDQSNNQGIAAIGIREARKHRERGVELRMFLGMFMYVRQSYLDLMRQADFPRETEERYRYFVKRCFDHIELGFVSEWVQHSEEEKLRELQTVNRQLAGEKSKYSALFESLPHPILLIDAGNRIESLNQAATELIKYAALPVKEKKRRERTRAAGPKNESPEPVERSTIGRGVGELWPWLRPLVDEFRQSERDTGMSTVSVLLGRQQHYFSVILTRSKDLHGDQANCIAILFDITQLQETENALRESEHLYRALFDNAGDAIFFYDLAGQILEVNRVACERLGYPREELLRLNIADLNASAFATEIPERLELVRQTGTAVFVTEHRCRDGRAIAVEVNAQLFDYHGQPAVLSIARDITDRKKNEQAFRESEERYRQLVEYSTDVIYRTDADGRFTYVNPMTERLFGFDKSEILGRGYLTLVHPDEKEKVRDFYLRQGREKITNTYFEFSCLTKNGRRIWIAQNVQLLLNEGRRTGFQAIARDISARKEQETEVLHAKETAESASRAKSEFLANMSHELRTPLNSIIGFSEIMEAEMGGKLSEKQRWYSHNIKKAGQHLLRLIDDILDLSKVEAGKMELQRGVVSLAELMESAMVMFRERVLKHHITLNLDFQPEIVALRIFADERKIKQILYNLLSNAVKFTPDGGEITLRAAQRGTDLIVSVIDTGIGIRREDQARIFEEFEQVKNATVRDQRGTGLGLAVTKKLVELHGGQIQVSSDGEGKGSIFTFSIPLLPPPVVKLDEIEEVVLEPATYELSPEAADGSRPLILVVEDNRPASDLLAEYLEDAGYAVARAFDGNQALELARRLRPMAITLDIFLPNKDGLQVLAKLKSLPEVKDIPVVIVSISERQQRAYTLGAIDWLVKPVDREQFVRIINSFREGRHRKNQSLLIIDHNPQIVNHIVSLLQPYRMQIIHAADGGTGIRLARERHPDFIIMELAPPMMKGLEIAGQLRDDENTKEIPVMIYTMEELTVADKRRISRHVQNISTKAGRDRLLDELDKISEIKKARV, from the coding sequence ATGAAAGCGATGTCCGAGTTGTTGATCAGCCATGAAAATTGGCTGATCGAGCACATCATTCAATACGCCAAGCAGCAACATTATTTTTCCTCTATGCCCAGCCTTCCTATGGCCTGGCGGCAATTGGTGCAAAGCATCACCGGCGCCATTCTGGAGGCAGTCGCGCTTTCGGAAGAAGCGCCCGAATTCGGCCCCGACCAATCGAACAACCAGGGAATCGCCGCGATCGGCATTCGCGAAGCGCGAAAGCATCGCGAACGGGGCGTGGAATTGCGTATGTTTCTCGGGATGTTCATGTACGTCCGGCAAAGCTACCTGGATCTGATGCGCCAGGCCGATTTTCCCCGGGAAACGGAAGAGCGGTATCGCTATTTCGTGAAGCGTTGCTTCGATCACATCGAATTGGGATTCGTTTCCGAATGGGTACAGCATTCGGAGGAAGAAAAACTGCGCGAGCTGCAAACCGTCAACCGGCAACTGGCCGGCGAAAAAAGCAAGTACTCGGCCTTATTCGAAAGCCTGCCCCACCCGATTCTGCTGATCGACGCCGGAAATCGGATCGAAAGCCTGAATCAAGCCGCGACCGAGTTGATCAAATACGCCGCCTTGCCGGTCAAAGAAAAAAAACGACGCGAGCGCACCCGGGCGGCCGGCCCGAAAAATGAATCGCCGGAGCCGGTTGAAAGATCTACGATCGGCCGGGGAGTCGGCGAGCTCTGGCCGTGGCTGCGCCCGCTGGTGGATGAATTCCGGCAAAGCGAGCGCGACACCGGCATGTCGACCGTTTCGGTTCTCCTCGGCCGGCAACAACATTACTTTTCGGTGATCCTGACGCGCTCCAAGGACCTGCATGGCGATCAGGCCAATTGTATCGCCATTTTGTTCGACATCACCCAATTGCAGGAAACGGAAAACGCGCTCCGCGAATCGGAACATCTCTATCGTGCCCTTTTCGACAACGCCGGCGACGCCATTTTCTTTTACGACCTGGCGGGACAAATCCTGGAAGTCAACCGCGTCGCCTGCGAGCGTTTGGGTTACCCGCGGGAGGAATTGCTGCGCCTGAACATCGCCGACCTCAACGCGTCCGCTTTCGCCACGGAAATACCGGAGCGCCTGGAACTGGTCCGCCAGACCGGCACGGCCGTTTTCGTCACCGAACATCGGTGCCGCGACGGGCGGGCGATCGCCGTCGAAGTCAATGCCCAACTATTCGACTATCACGGGCAGCCCGCCGTCCTCAGCATCGCCCGCGACATCACCGACCGCAAGAAAAACGAACAGGCGTTCCGGGAAAGCGAGGAGCGCTACCGCCAGCTCGTCGAGTACAGCACCGACGTGATCTACCGCACCGACGCCGACGGCCGGTTTACCTACGTCAATCCGATGACCGAGCGGCTGTTCGGTTTCGACAAATCCGAGATACTCGGCCGCGGCTATCTGACTTTGGTCCATCCGGACGAGAAAGAAAAAGTCCGGGATTTTTACCTGCGCCAGGGCCGCGAAAAAATCACCAACACCTATTTTGAATTTTCTTGCCTGACGAAAAACGGCCGGCGAATCTGGATCGCCCAAAACGTCCAATTGCTGCTCAACGAAGGGCGGCGAACCGGATTCCAGGCGATCGCCCGCGACATTTCCGCGCGAAAAGAGCAGGAAACCGAGGTGTTGCACGCCAAGGAAACGGCGGAATCGGCCAGCCGCGCCAAGAGCGAATTTTTAGCCAACATGAGCCACGAATTGCGCACGCCGCTCAACTCGATCATCGGTTTTTCGGAAATCATGGAAGCCGAAATGGGCGGGAAATTGTCGGAAAAACAACGCTGGTATTCCCACAACATCAAAAAAGCCGGGCAACATTTGCTGCGGTTGATCGACGATATTCTCGACCTCTCGAAGGTCGAGGCCGGCAAAATGGAACTACAACGCGGCGTCGTCAGCCTTGCCGAGCTGATGGAAAGCGCCATGGTCATGTTCCGCGAACGTGTGCTGAAACATCACATTACCCTCAATCTGGATTTCCAGCCGGAGATCGTCGCCCTGCGGATTTTCGCCGACGAAAGAAAGATCAAACAAATTCTGTACAACCTGCTCTCCAACGCGGTGAAATTCACCCCGGACGGCGGCGAAATCACCTTGCGCGCCGCACAGCGGGGCACGGACCTGATCGTCAGCGTGATCGATACCGGCATCGGCATCCGGCGCGAGGATCAGGCGCGGATTTTCGAGGAATTCGAACAGGTCAAAAACGCCACGGTTCGCGATCAACGCGGCACGGGATTGGGCCTGGCGGTGACCAAAAAGCTGGTCGAACTGCACGGCGGCCAGATTCAAGTCAGCAGCGACGGCGAAGGCAAGGGAAGCATTTTCACGTTCTCGATACCTTTGCTGCCGCCGCCGGTCGTCAAGCTGGACGAGATCGAGGAGGTCGTTCTGGAGCCGGCGACCTACGAACTGTCGCCCGAGGCGGCCGACGGTTCGCGCCCCCTGATTCTCGTCGTCGAGGACAACCGTCCGGCGAGCGATCTGCTGGCCGAATATCTCGAGGATGCCGGCTACGCCGTGGCCCGTGCCTTCGACGGCAACCAGGCGCTCGAACTGGCCCGCCGGCTACGGCCGATGGCGATCACGCTGGATATTTTTCTGCCCAACAAGGACGGCCTGCAGGTGCTGGCCAAGCTCAAATCGTTGCCCGAGGTCAAGGACATTCCGGTGGTCATCGTTTCGATTTCCGAGCGGCAGCAGCGCGCTTATACCCTGGGCGCCATCGATTGGCTGGTCAAACCGGTCGATCGCGAACAGTTCGTCCGGATCATCAACAGTTTTCGCGAAGGACGCCATCGCAAGAATCAATCCCTGTTGATCATCGATCACAACCCGCAAATCGTGAATCACATCGTCAGTCTGTTGCAACCGTATCGGATGCAGATCATCCATGCCGCGGACGGCGGCACCGGCATCCGGCTGGCTAGGGAAAGGCATCCCGATTTCATCATCATGGAATTGGCGCCACCCATGATGAAAGGATTGGAAATCGCCGGACAATTAAGAGATGATGAGAACACCAAAGAGATACCGGTCATGATTTACACGATGGAGGAATTGACCGTCGCGGACAAGCGCCGGATCAGCCGCCACGTTCAGAACATCAGCACCAAGGCCGGGCGGGACCGTTTGTTGGATGAATTGGATAAAATCAGCGAGATAAAAAAAGCGAGAGTGTGA
- a CDS encoding SIS domain-containing protein — translation MDLLTYAHQGADLRIRFFAANEARILQAAAWLETALTGGGKVLAFGNGGSAADAQHLAGELVGRFRDNRAPLAAVALSTDPSVVTCIANDYGYEEIFARQIEALAKPGDIAWAISTSGNSPNVLAGARVAKAKGLKVIGLLGRDGGRLAELCDLPLVVGVKETYLVQEVHTAIMHAVCALLEENFARRG, via the coding sequence ATGGACCTGTTGACCTATGCCCATCAAGGCGCGGATTTGCGAATCCGCTTCTTTGCCGCGAACGAAGCCCGGATTTTGCAGGCGGCGGCCTGGCTGGAAACCGCGCTCACCGGCGGAGGCAAGGTGCTGGCTTTCGGCAACGGCGGCAGCGCCGCGGATGCCCAGCACCTGGCCGGCGAATTGGTCGGTCGGTTTCGGGACAATCGGGCGCCCTTGGCCGCCGTCGCGCTTTCGACCGATCCTTCGGTCGTCACCTGCATCGCCAACGACTACGGCTACGAGGAAATCTTCGCCCGGCAGATCGAGGCGCTGGCCAAGCCGGGCGATATCGCCTGGGCGATCTCGACCAGCGGCAATTCACCGAACGTGCTGGCCGGGGCGCGCGTCGCCAAAGCCAAGGGCCTGAAAGTCATCGGCCTGTTGGGCCGCGACGGCGGCCGCCTCGCGGAACTTTGCGACCTGCCGCTCGTGGTCGGCGTCAAGGAAACCTACCTGGTGCAGGAAGTGCATACGGCGATCATGCACGCCGTCTGCGCGCTATTGGAAGAAAACTTCGCGCGGCGCGGCTGA
- a CDS encoding diguanylate cyclase — translation MLREIPSRTKIFIMVTSIALLVLVNGIYSIYQIEQIKTEFQLVADNDLPMSTVITQITLTNLESSLLLEKAHGLSFSLTPGDEHQLLAQLREDLKQSGKAFRFTVNSSRNRLKRSILTVESYRGSRRHSRLLTLLNVLEKKHLQFEQEAGRMIDAIDRDDRPETEKRYALATAEKNELQKALTHMLSEIESLTTVSSVSVLRNESDMIRNKALATLLTFVIGLWMVMQINRIILERDRAQSKLEFLAIHDPLTGLYNRRHFISRLAEMLNGSLRYGYDVSLCLCDLDHFKKINDTYGHVVGDEVLRRFAQIISLQIRREDIAGRYGGDEFVILFPNTDAGSAQLVLERIREQFAQEVFNLPDGRTCSLSATFGVADFDRQIPEPSLMIESADLALYEAKKLGRNRVVAQSNSFSLG, via the coding sequence ATGCTGCGCGAGATTCCCAGCCGGACGAAAATATTCATCATGGTGACTTCCATCGCCTTGCTCGTCCTGGTGAACGGTATCTATTCCATCTATCAAATCGAGCAGATCAAAACCGAGTTCCAACTCGTCGCCGACAACGATCTGCCGATGTCCACGGTGATCACGCAGATCACGCTCACCAACTTGGAATCGTCGCTGCTGCTGGAAAAGGCGCACGGCCTTTCCTTTAGCCTGACTCCCGGCGACGAGCATCAATTGCTGGCGCAGCTCCGCGAGGATTTGAAGCAGTCCGGCAAGGCTTTCCGCTTTACCGTCAATTCCAGCCGCAATCGCCTGAAGCGCTCGATTCTGACGGTGGAAAGCTACCGCGGCAGCCGCCGGCACTCGCGCCTGTTGACCCTGTTGAACGTCCTGGAAAAGAAGCATTTGCAATTCGAGCAGGAAGCCGGAAGGATGATCGACGCCATCGACCGCGACGACCGACCGGAGACCGAAAAGCGCTATGCGCTGGCGACCGCCGAAAAGAACGAGCTGCAGAAAGCCCTGACCCACATGTTGTCGGAAATCGAAAGTCTGACCACGGTTTCTTCGGTCAGCGTGTTACGCAACGAAAGCGACATGATCCGCAACAAGGCCCTGGCCACCTTGCTCACCTTCGTCATCGGTTTGTGGATGGTGATGCAAATCAACCGGATCATCCTGGAAAGAGACCGGGCGCAGTCCAAGCTGGAATTCCTGGCGATTCACGACCCGCTGACCGGCCTGTACAATCGCCGGCATTTCATTTCCCGGCTGGCCGAAATGCTCAACGGCTCGCTGCGTTACGGTTACGACGTCAGCCTCTGCCTCTGTGACCTCGATCATTTTAAAAAAATCAACGATACCTACGGCCACGTCGTCGGCGACGAAGTGTTGCGGCGTTTTGCGCAAATCATTTCGCTGCAAATCCGCCGGGAAGACATTGCCGGCCGCTACGGGGGCGACGAATTCGTCATCCTGTTCCCGAACACCGATGCCGGTTCCGCGCAACTGGTGCTGGAGCGCATTCGCGAACAATTCGCCCAGGAAGTGTTCAACCTTCCCGACGGCCGGACCTGCTCCCTTTCCGCGACGTTCGGCGTCGCTGACTTCGACCGGCAAATCCCCGAACCGAGCCTGATGATCGAATCCGCCGACCTGGCCCTGTATGAAGCCAAAAAGCTGGGCCGGAACCGGGTTGTCGCCCAATCGAATTCGTTCAGCCTCGGGTAA
- a CDS encoding response regulator gives MPGKQVLLIEDNELNMLLATELLQFAGFAVLQAGTAEEGIRLAKQNRPDLILMDIALPGMDGLSATRVLKAEPETNHIPIVAMTAHAMLGDKEKALAAGCNGYITKPIDALEFANTVARYILA, from the coding sequence ATGCCGGGCAAACAAGTTTTACTCATCGAAGACAACGAACTCAACATGCTGCTGGCAACCGAATTATTGCAGTTTGCCGGATTTGCCGTGCTCCAAGCCGGAACGGCCGAGGAAGGGATTCGGCTGGCGAAGCAAAACCGGCCGGATTTGATTCTGATGGACATCGCCCTGCCGGGAATGGACGGTCTTTCCGCGACGCGCGTTTTGAAGGCAGAGCCCGAGACCAACCACATCCCGATCGTGGCCATGACCGCGCATGCCATGCTCGGCGATAAGGAGAAGGCCCTGGCCGCCGGGTGCAACGGGTACATCACCAAACCCATCGACGCCCTGGAATTCGCCAATACGGTGGCCCGGTACATTCTGGCTTGA
- a CDS encoding DUF169 domain-containing protein has protein sequence MTHWAEISRRFQDELLLPLKPLALYYAAEKPADALGYEGIGRGKCIVSLVYRAARKNCAAAFDLANHGCPGAGLYLGYRKMSERPDLHYFLSCGIAGKMEGERYIKTPELARVRLDGMPSFAAPAPYCIFQPLEQIPAGTEPLAVIFLVPPDILSALVILADFANPENESNTAVHFASGCGHLVAWPIAEAARPHPRAVLGMFDISARPTVPPEVLSYTIPAALLREMAANLDESFLTTDSWKIVKRRLARQEKTAEL, from the coding sequence ATGACCCACTGGGCTGAAATATCCCGTCGTTTTCAAGACGAACTGCTGCTGCCGTTGAAACCGCTCGCCCTCTACTATGCCGCCGAGAAACCGGCGGACGCTCTCGGTTACGAAGGTATCGGCCGCGGCAAATGCATCGTCTCGCTGGTTTACCGCGCCGCCCGTAAAAATTGCGCCGCCGCCTTCGACCTTGCCAATCATGGTTGTCCCGGCGCGGGTTTGTATCTGGGCTATCGGAAGATGTCCGAGCGACCCGACCTGCATTATTTCCTTTCCTGCGGCATCGCAGGCAAAATGGAAGGCGAGCGGTACATCAAAACGCCCGAACTGGCCCGCGTTCGCCTGGACGGAATGCCGTCCTTCGCCGCACCGGCGCCCTATTGCATCTTTCAGCCGCTCGAGCAAATTCCCGCCGGAACGGAACCCCTGGCGGTGATTTTTCTGGTGCCGCCCGACATTCTATCGGCCCTGGTCATCCTGGCCGATTTCGCCAATCCCGAGAACGAATCGAATACGGCGGTTCACTTCGCCTCCGGCTGCGGCCATCTGGTCGCCTGGCCAATCGCCGAAGCCGCGCGGCCGCATCCGCGAGCGGTCTTGGGAATGTTCGACATCTCCGCCCGGCCGACCGTTCCGCCGGAAGTCCTGAGCTACACGATCCCGGCCGCTCTTCTGCGGGAGATGGCCGCCAATCTCGACGAGAGCTTTTTGACCACCGACTCCTGGAAAATCGTCAAACGGCGGCTGGCGCGTCAGGAAAAAACCGCGGAACTTTGA
- a CDS encoding helix-turn-helix domain-containing protein produces the protein MENILSRITELIDRFANGHIAQFARLTGLKDAAIRAWFNRRDANLTATSILRICRATGVSADWLLFGKPPSADSPTKPALRPWHVPSRNDSASSNRQTEIPRLLQSADSHGFILTVPDDYQRMMPFIQPGSFLLVIPDSPSQAGQVLYVQNRDQTLVGRFQPLAGGKRLLSFDNPEYPPQPLERRCLVLGIVKEVSRRL, from the coding sequence ATGGAAAACATTTTATCGCGAATCACCGAATTAATTGATCGTTTCGCCAACGGTCACATTGCGCAATTCGCCCGGTTGACCGGACTGAAGGATGCGGCGATCCGCGCCTGGTTCAACCGGCGCGACGCCAATTTGACCGCCACCAGTATCTTACGGATTTGTCGCGCCACCGGGGTCAGCGCCGATTGGCTTTTATTCGGCAAACCGCCTTCCGCCGATTCGCCAACCAAACCCGCCTTACGCCCCTGGCACGTCCCTTCGCGCAACGACTCCGCCTCATCGAATCGGCAAACCGAAATACCGCGGCTTCTCCAATCGGCCGATTCCCACGGCTTCATCCTGACCGTTCCCGACGATTATCAGCGCATGATGCCGTTCATTCAGCCCGGTTCTTTCCTGCTGGTCATTCCAGACTCGCCGTCTCAGGCCGGACAGGTCCTGTACGTGCAGAACCGCGACCAGACGCTGGTCGGCCGCTTTCAACCGCTGGCCGGCGGAAAACGCCTGCTATCCTTCGACAACCCGGAATACCCGCCGCAGCCGTTGGAAAGACGATGTCTGGTTCTCGGCATCGTCAAAGAAGTGAGTCGGCGTCTGTAA